The Oryza glaberrima chromosome 9, OglaRS2, whole genome shotgun sequence genome includes a window with the following:
- the LOC127784653 gene encoding uncharacterized protein LOC127784653 — translation QRFPDVFPEDLPGMPPDRDIEFIIDLIPGTAPISKRPYRMPVNELEELKRQIRELQEKGFVRPSSSPWGAPVLFVKKKDGSMRMCVDYRSLNEVTIKNKYPLPRIDDLFDQLKGAKVFSKIDLRSGYHQLKIRTGDIPKTAFSTRYGLYEFTVMSFGLTNAPAYFMNLMNKVFMDYLDKFVVVFIDDILIYSKDEEEHAEHLRLVLEKLRKHKLYAKFSKCEFWLKEVAFLGHVISAGGVAVDPAKVEAVTEWKAPKSVTEIRSFLGLAGYYRRFIEGFSKIARPMTQLLKKEKKFAWSEQCQESFKQLKEKLTSAPILVLPDIRKDFVIYCDASRQGLGGVLMQEGKVVAYASRQLRPHEENYPTHDLELAAVVHALKIWRHYLIGNHCDIYTDHKSLKYIFTQSDLNLRQRRWLELIKDYDLEVHYHPGKANVVADALSRKSHCNHLRMEGMVPELREEIAQLNLHIVPRGQINTLDIQPLLRTQIEESQKDNKEIRSTKMYQDLKEGYWWPNMKRDVAEYVALCDVCQKVKAEHQRPTGLLQPLRIPEWKWDEIGMDFIVGLPKTATGYDSIWVIVDRLTKTARFIPVKTNYSSAKLAELYMTRVVCLHGVRLIRDRLKVAQSRQKSYADTRRRNLEFKEGDYVYLKVSPMRGTRRFKVKGKLAPRYVGPFQIVARRGEVAYQLQLPENIADVHPVFHVSQLKKCLRQRFPDVFPEDLPGMPPDRDIEFIIDLIPGTAPISKRPYRMPVNELEELKRQIRELQEKGFVRPSSSPWGAPVLFVKKKDGSMRMCVDYRSLNEVTIKNKYPLPRIDDLFDQLKGAKVFSKIDLRSGYHQLKIRTGDIPKTAFSTRYGLYEFTVMSFGLTNAPAYFMNLMNKVFMDYLDKFVVVFIDDILIYSKDEEEHAEHLRLVLEKLRKHKLYAKFSKCEFWLKEVAFLGHVISAGGVAVDPAKVEAVTEWKAPKSVTEIRSFLGLAGYYRRFIEGFSKIARPMTQLLKKEKKFAWSEQCQESFKQLKEKLTSAPILVLPDIRKDFVIYCDASRQGLGGVLMQEGKVVAYASRQLRPHEENYPTHDLELAAVVHALKIWRHYLIGNHCDIYTDHKSLKYIFTQSDLNLRQRRWLELIKDYDLEVHYHPGKANVVADALSRKSHCNHLRMEGMVPELREEIAQLNLHIVPRGQINTLDIQPLLRTQIEESQKDNKEIRSTKMYQDLKEGYWWPNMKRDVAEYVALCDVCQKVKAEHQRPTGLLQPLRIPEWKWDEIGMDFIVGLPKTATGYDSIWVIVDRLTKTARFIPVKTNYSSAKLAELYMTRVVCLHGVRLIRDRLKVAQSRQKSYADTRRRNLEFKEGDYVYLKVSPMRGTRRFKVKGKLAPRYVGPFQIVARRGEVAYQLQLPENIADVHPVFHVSQLKKCLRK, via the exons cagcgatttcctgatgtgttcccagaagatttacctggaatgccaccagatcgtgacatagagttcattattgacctgatacccggaactgcccccatatccaagagaccatatcggatgccggtcaatgagttagaagaacttaaaaggcaaatcagggagttgcaagaaaagggttttgtacgccccagttcgtcaccttggggagccccagtgctatttgtcaagaagaaagatggtagcatgagaatgtgtgtagactaccgttcactgaacgaagtaactatcaaaaacaagtatccattaccacggattgatgatctttttgatcaactcaaaggagctaaggtgttctctaagattgaccttcggtcaggataccaccaattgaagattaggaccggggatatacccaaaactgcgttctcaacacgctatggattatatgagttcaccgtaatgtcgtttggattaaccaacgccccggcatactttatgaatcttatgaacaaagtgttcatggactacttggacaaatttgtggtggtattcatcgatgatattctaatctactccaaggatgaggaagaacatgcggaacacttgcgattggtactcgagaaactccggaagcataagttatatgcaaaattcagcaagtgtgagttctggttaaaaGAAGTCGCTTTTCTGGGTCACGTAATCTCAGCCGGTGGAGTAGCAGTGGATCCTGCTAAAGTGGAGGCTGTTAcggaatggaaagcacccaaATCTGTGACTGAAATTCGAAGTTTTCTAGGCTTGGccggatactaccgaaggtttATCGAAGGGTTCTCAAAGATAGCCCGGCCAATGACACAACTActcaaaaaggagaagaagtttGCGTGGTCAGAACAGTGCCAGGAAAGCTTTAAGCAACTCAAAGAGAAGCTGACATCGGCACCTATTCTAGTTCTTCCCGACATcaggaaagactttgttatatattgtgatgcatcgaggcaaggactaggaggagtactaatgcaagaaggaaaggtcGTGGCTTATGCATCGCGACAACTGCGACCacatgaggaaaactaccctacccatgacctagaactcgcagctgtggttcatgcgctaaagatttggagacattatctgattggaaaccattgcgatatctacactgaccacaagagtctgaagtatatcttcacccagtcagatctcaacttgaggcaaaggcgatggttagaattaatcaaggactatgatctagaggttcactatcacccaGGCAAAGCAAACGTTGTAGCCGACGCTCTGAGtcgtaagagccattgcaatcatctgagaatggaagggatggtccctgagcttagggaggaaatagctcagctgaacctacatatagtacctcgtggacagataaacaccctggacattcaacctcttttgagaacccaaatagaagaatcTCAGAAGGACAACAAGGAAATCC gaagtacgaagatgtatcaagatctgaaggaaggatactggtggcccaacatgaagagagatgtggcggaatacgtagcactctgtgacgtgtgccaaaaggtgaaggctgagcatCAGCGACCGACAGGCTTGCTGCAACCCCTTAggattcccgagtggaaatgggatgagataggtatggattttattgttggattgcccaagaccgcaacaggatatgattccatttgggtgatcgtggatcgactcaccaagacggcgaggttcatccccgttaagacgaattacagcagtgccaagctagccgagttatacatgaccagggtagtatgtcttcatggt gttcgcttgatccgtgaccgtttaaaggtagcacaatcacgacaaaagagttatgccgacacccgaagaagaaacctggaatttaaggaaggagattacgtttatttaaaggtttctccgatgaggggaacaagaaggtttaaggtcaaaggaaaactagcaccaagatatgtgggaccttttCAGATCGTCGCAAGACGAGGAGAAGTTGCCTATCAGTTACAGTTACCAGAGAATATCGCtgatgtgcacccagtcttccatgtatctcaattaaagaaatgcttacga cagcgatttcctgatgtgttcccagaagatttacctggaatgccaccagatcgtgacatagagttcattattgacctgatacccggaactgcccccatatccaagagaccatatcggatgccggtcaatgagttagaagaacttaaaaggcaaatcagggagttgcaagaaaagggttttgtacgccccagttcgtcaccttggggagccccagtgctatttgtcaagaagaaagatggtagcatgagaatgtgtgtagactaccgttcactgaacgaagtaactatcaaaaacaagtatccattaccacggattgatgatctttttgatcaactcaaaggagctaaggtgttctctaagattgaccttcggtcaggataccaccaattgaagattaggaccggggatatacccaaaactgcgttctcaacacgctatggattatatgagttcaccgtaatgtcgtttggattaaccaacgccccggcatactttatgaatcttatgaacaaagtgttcatggactacttggacaaatttgtggtggtattcatcgatgatattctaatctactccaaggatgaggaagaacatgcggaacacttgcgattggtactcgagaaactccggaagcataagttatatgcaaaattcagcaagtgtgagttctggttaaaaGAAGTCGCTTTTCTGGGTCACGTAATCTCAGCCGGTGGAGTAGCAGTGGATCCTGCTAAAGTGGAGGCTGTTAcggaatggaaagcacccaaATCTGTGACTGAAATTCGAAGTTTTCTAGGCTTGGccggatactaccgaaggtttATCGAAGGGTTCTCAAAGATAGCCCGGCCAATGACACAACTActcaaaaaggagaagaagtttGCGTGGTCAGAACAGTGCCAGGAAAGCTTTAAGCAACTCAAAGAGAAGCTGACATCGGCACCTATTCTAGTTCTTCCCGACATcaggaaagactttgttatatattgtgatgcatcgaggcaaggactaggaggagtactaatgcaagaaggaaaggtcGTGGCTTATGCATCGCGACAACTGCGACCacatgaggaaaactaccctacccatgacctagaactcgcagctgtggttcatgcgctaaagatttggagacattatctgattggaaaccattgcgatatctacactgaccacaagagtctgaagtatatcttcacccagtcagatctcaacttgaggcaaaggcgatggttagaattaatcaaggactatgatctagaggttcactatcacccaGGCAAAGCAAACGTTGTAGCCGACGCTCTGAGtcgtaagagccattgcaatcatctgagaatggaagggatggtccctgagcttagggaggaaatagctcagctgaacctacatatagtacctcgtggacagataaacaccctggacattcaacctcttttgagaacccaaatagaagaatcTCAGAAGGACAACAAGGAAATCC gaagtacgaagatgtatcaagatctgaaggaaggatactggtggcccaacatgaagagagatgtggcggaatacgtagcactctgtgacgtgtgccaaaaggtgaaggctgagcatCAGCGACCGACAGGCTTGCTGCAACCCCTTAggattcccgagtggaaatgggatgagataggtatggattttattgttggattgcccaagaccgcaacaggatatgattccatttgggtgatcgtggatcgactcaccaagacggcgaggttcatccccgttaagacgaattacagcagtgccaagctagccgagttatacatgaccagggtagtatgtcttcatggt gttcgcttgatccgtgaccgtttaaaggtagcacaatcacgacaaaagagttatgccgacacccgaagaagaaacctggaatttaaggaaggagattacgtttatttaaaggtttctccgatgaggggaacaagaaggtttaaggtcaaaggaaaactagcaccaagatatgtgggaccttttCAGATCGTCGCAAGACGAGGAGAAGTTGCCTATCAGTTACAGTTACCAGAGAATATCGCtgatgtgcacccagtcttccatgtatctcaattaaagaaatgcttacga AAATAG